One Hordeum vulgare subsp. vulgare chromosome 4H, MorexV3_pseudomolecules_assembly, whole genome shotgun sequence DNA window includes the following coding sequences:
- the LOC123447154 gene encoding glucosamine inositolphosphorylceramide transferase 1-like, whose amino-acid sequence MSSSSSPATQRRRLHPAAYLSAVAALLALVAAAFSRALGPRFPSPPAARRCRPDPEGSWSAGVFLGDSPFALKSIEHWGASADAGAGAAWPVANPAVTCADVAEAGHPSSFVASPFLFLQGDGIYMFFETKNPVTSQGDIAAAVSRDAGATWQQLGVVLDEEWHLSYPYVFSYNGKVYMMPESSKNGDLRLYRALDFPLKWALEKVLVEKPLVDSVIIKFRGSYWLIGSDLSSYGVKRNGELSIWYSSSPLAPWNPHRRNTIRSMDNGPSFRNGGRPFVYDGDLYRIGKQSGGVSGHGIKVFRVEILTANEYKETEVPFVFDKPRKGRNAWNGARSHHLDVQWLPSSQLWIGVMDGDRVPSGDSVDRLTIGYMFYGVTLLLVLLLGGLIGAIRCTIPLRWCVPHTEKRDDLLHGRQQLFLKYKLSSLFSGLNKLGSLLGGRINYRTWKGRVYALLVTLILTFLTCLGTHCIFGGNGAEEPYPIKGRYSQFTLLTMTYDARLWNLKMFVEHYSKCASVREIVVVWNKGRPPVQNELKSAVPVRVRVEDKNTLNNRFNIDEKIKTRAVMELDDDIMMPCDDLERGFKVWREHPDRIVGYYPRLAEGTPPEYRSERYARQQGGYNMILTGAAFMDHGLAFERYWSKKAEVGRKMVDSFFNCEDVLLNFLFANASSTSTVEYVKPAWAIDMSKFSGVAISRNTQAHYHVRSKCLAKFSELYGNLTAKRLFSSRGDGWDV is encoded by the exons atgtcgtcgtcgtcgtcgccggcgacgcagcgccgccgcctccacccGGCCGCCTACCTCTCCGCGGTGGCCGCCCTCCTGGCGCTCGTCGCCGCGGCCTTCTCCCGCGCCCTCGGCCCCCGCTTCCCCAGCCCGCCCGCCGCCCGCCGCTGCCGCCCCGACCCCGAGGGCTCCTGGTCCGCCGGCGTCTTCCTCGGCGACTCCCCGTTCGCCCTCAAGTCCATCGAACAC TGGGGAGCCTCGGCGGACGCGGGCGCGGGCGCGGCGTGGCCGGTCGCGAACCCGGCGGTGACCTGCGCGGACGTGGCGGAGGCCGGGCACCCCAGCAGCTTCGTCGCCAGCCCCTTCCTCTTCCTCCAG GGCGATGGCATCTACATGTTCTTCGAGACGAAGAACCCCGTCACGTCGCAAGGCGACATCGCCGCCGCCGTGAGCAGGGACGCCGGCGCGACGTGGCAGCAGCTGGGCGTGGTGCTGGATGAGGAGTGGCATCTCTCGTACCCATATGTGTTCAGCTACAATGGCAAG GTCTACATGATGCCTGAGAGCAGCAAGAACGGAGATCTCCGGCTGTATCGTGCCTTGGATTTCCCCCTTAAGTGGGCACTGGAGAAGGTCCTTGTGGAGAAGCCACTTGTGGATTCAGTCATCATAAAATTCAGGGGTTCCTACTGGCTCATTGGGTCAGATTTGAGTTCTTACGGCGTGAAACGGAACGGGGAGCTCAGTATCTGGTATAGCAGCTCTCCTCTTGCTCCTTGGAATCCACACAGACGTAATACCATCCGTAGCATGGATAACGGGCCGAGTTTTAGAAATGGAGGCAGGCCCTTCGTTTATGACGGCGATCTCTATCGTATAGGTAAACAGAGTGGTGGTGTGTCTGGCCATGGTATTAAAGTGTTCAGAGTTGAAATCCTAACAGCAAATGAATACAAGGAAACTGAGGTCCCATTTGTCTTTGACAAGCCCCGCAAGGGTCGAAATGCATGGAATGGCGCACGGTCCCATCACCTTGATGTTCAGTGGCTTCCTTCAAGCCAACTCTGGATTGGGGTAATGGATGGTGACAGAGTGCCCTCAGGTGATTCGGTTGACCGTCTGACCATAGGCTACATGTTTTATGGAGTCACTCTGTTACTAGTTCTTCTGCTTGGTGGGCTTATTGGTGCAATTAGATGCACCATACCACTCAGATGGTGTGTTCCGCATACTGAGAAACGGGATGATTTATTACATGGAAGGCAGCAGCTCTTTCTGAAGTATAAGCTAAGCTCGCTGTTTTCCGGTTTGAACAAGTTGGGTTCTCTTCTTGGTGGGAGAATCAACTACAGAACTTGGAAGGGACGAGTTTATGCTTTGCTAGTAACACTGATTTTAACTTTTCTAACTTGTCTTGGAACTCACTGCATATTTGGTGGCAATGGTGCTGAGGAGCCATATCCAATCAAGGGTAGGTACTCGCAGTTCACGCTGTTAACTATGACATATGATGCTCGTCTTTGGAATCTGAAGATGTTTGTGGAGCATTACTCCAAATGTGCATCAGTGAGGGAGATTGTAGTTGTCTGGAATAAAGGCCGCCCCCCAGTGCAAAATGAACTGAAGTCAGCCGTTCCTGTCAGGGTCAGAGTTGAAGATAAGAACACTCTGAACAATAGATTCAACATAGATGAAAAAATTAAGACAAGAGCTGTTATGGAGCTCGATGATGATATCATGATGCCATGTGACGACTTAGAGCGTGGGTTCAAGGTCTGGAGGGAGCACCCCGATCGTATTGTTGGGTACTACCCACGCCTCGCTGAAGGTACTCCACCGGAATACCGCAGTGAGAGGTATGCTCGGCAACAAGGAGGTTATAACATGATACTGACTGGAGCAGCATTCATGGATCATGGCTTGGCCTTTGAGAGGTATTGGAGCAAGAAGGCCGAGGTAGGAAGGAAGATGGTGGACAGTTTCTTCAATTGTGAGGATGTCCTTCTAAATTTCCTGTTTGCAAATGCAAGCTCAACGAGCACGGTGGAGTATGTAAAGCCAGCTTGGGCAATTGATATGTCTAAGTTTTCAGGAGTAGCCATTAGTCGAAACACACAAGCACATTATCATGTGAGGAGCAAATGCCTTGCTAAGTTTTCGGAACTCTATGGGAACTTAACTGCTAAAAGGTTATTTAGCAGTCGAGGTGATGGCTGGGATGTATAG